The Gemmatimonadales bacterium genome segment GATGAGGAGGATCACCACGCCGACGGGCACGCCCTCCCACAGCGCGAACACGGCCAGGAGGAGGAAGATGCGGGGCAGGGCGAGCGCGATGTCCACACCGCGCATGAGCAGGCGGTCGAGCCACGGCCGCGCCAGGCCCGCGACGAGGCCTACGCTCCCGCCGATGAGGACCGCGAGCAGCGCCGCGCCCAGCCCGACGGCCAGGGAGACGCGGGCGCCGAAGATCACGCGGCTCAGCACGTCGCGGCTGAAAGCGTCGGTGCCGAGGAGGTAGTGGGTGTTGGGCGCCAGCTGCTGGAGAAGTACCGGGTCCGGCTGCGCGTTCGGGTCGAACGGCGCGAGCAGCGGAGCGAGGAGCGCCGCGAGGACGACGGCCGCCGACACGCCGAGCCCGAGCACGGCGGCGCGGTTGCCGCGGAAACGCCGCCAGGCGATGTGCCACGGACTCCGCGCCGGAGAATCAGCCACGGCGCCTCCCCACGCACCACTCGCCACGCCCCGGCTCATGCGTCGAGCCGTTCGCGCGGGTCGGTCACGGCTACGGCGAGATCCGCAAGCAGATTGGCGAGCGCGACGAGTATCCCCGCCACGATCGCGGCGGCGGTGATGACGTTGTAGTCACGCGCGAAGATCGCCTCGAAGGTCACGCGCCCCATCCCGGGCCACCCGAAGACGCTCTCGACCAGCACCGAGCCGGTGAGTAGCGCGGGCACCGAGAGCCCTGCGAGCGTGATGACGGGAGCGAGGGCGTTTCGCAGGGCGTGCTTCAGCAGCACCTGGCTCTCGGCGATCCCTTTGGCGCGCGCGGTGCGCACGAACGGACTGCCGAGTGCGTCCACCAGGGCGCTGCGCTGAAAGCGCGCGATCCATGCGGCGTTGACGAGTCCCAGTGTGGTGGCCGGCAGGACCAGGTGGCGGAGCACGTCGAGCGCGCGCCGGGCCGGGGAGAGGAACTCGTGCACCACCGGATCGGTCATCCCGCTCACCGGTAGCCAGCGCAGCCACTGGCCAAAGACGAGCAGGAGCACGAGGCCGAGCCAGAAGGACGGCGTCGAGTACGCGGCGAGCGAGGCGACCGAGAGGGCGCCGTCCACGAAGGTACCGCGGCGCGCCGCCTGGAGCGTGCCGGTGGCGAGGCCGATGAGGAAGCTCAGGGCGAGCGCGGCGCCGCCTAGCAGCAGCGTGTTGGGCAGTGCATCGCGCAGCACGTGACCCGCTGGCCGACGCCTAACGAACGACTCACCCAGCTCGCCGCGCGCCAGGTTCCCGAGGTAGAGTGCGTACTGGACGGGTAGCGGCCGGTCGAGGCCGAAGGCGGCGCGCTGCCGCGCGATCGTGGCGGGGTCGGCCCGGAGCCGTTCGGCGTCGCCCAGCATCGGCTCACCGGGCGCGAGATGGACGACGGTGAACGTGATGGTGACGACGGCAAGAGTTGTTAGGGCGGCTAGCGCGAGGCGGCGGGCGAGGAAACCGAGCAAGCGCTAGTTGACCGCCGCGCCGATCCGGTCGCGCGGCAGGCGCCGGTCCGGCGCGATCCTCCACGCAGCCACGGTGGCGAGCCAGCTGTCCGGGCGAATGGAGACGTTCTCGAGGCGCCTATGCAGGGCGGCGTGGTTGCGCGGCGCGTAGACGAAAACGCCGGCTGCGTCGTCGTTCAGGCGTTCGAGCGCCTGCCGCCAGAGAGGCGCGGCCGCCGCGCGCGACGGCGCGGCGATGGCGGCGGTCACGATCGAATCGAACGCGGGGCTCGCGTACCCACCCACGTTGTCGCGGCCGATGGACGCGGTGGACCAGAACTGCAGCAGGCTGGCGGGACTCGGGTCGAGGGTGCGCGAGAAGAAGCTCACGTCGAAGTCGCCGCTCGCGGTGCGGCGCTCGAAGAGATTGAACTCGAGCGGCTGGATCCGCAGGTCCACGCCGAGGGCCTTCAGCTGTGCCTGCATGAGGACGGACGCCTGCTGCCGGATGCGGCTGGTCGTCGGCACCAGCAGGGTGAAGCGCAGCGGCGAACCGTTCTTCAGGCGCACGCCCGCGCCGCTCGCGTATCGCCAGCCGCGGTCGTCGAGGATGCGCTTCGCCTGGAGCGTGTCGAAGCCCAGCTGGCGAACGTCGTTGCTGGCGATCCACTGCTCGCGGCTCGTGGCGCCCACCGGAACCTCGCCGTAGGGCCCGAAGATCGAGCGGACGATCGTCTCGCGGTCCACCGCCATCGCGATCGCGCGCCTGAGCTCGCGGTCGGCGAAGAGGCGGCCGGGGCGGAGGTTGAACACGAGCCCCGCCACGAACGGTGACGGATACGCCAGCAGGCGCAGGTCCGGGGCCTGAAGTGCCCGCTCGATCTCGTCGCGCTGCGGGATGACCTCGATCGCGTCGGCCTCCCCCGCGATGAGAGCGCTCACCGCCGCGGACACGTCGGGCATGACGCGGAAGACGATCCGGTCGAGACGCGGCCGGCCGAAGAACGAGCCCGGGTCGGCGGCGAGCACGATCTCCGTTCCCGCCTCCCAACGCACGAAACGGAAAGGCCCGACGCCGACCGGTCGCCGGCCGAACGCCGAGGAGCCGAGTCGGGCGCGCGGGATCGAGTCGAGCAGGTGCTTCGGCACGATGCGCATGTGATACGTGGCGTCGTAGAGCTGCT includes the following:
- a CDS encoding peptide ABC transporter substrate-binding protein is translated as MPSRRLLAAALALSACARGSETTSTASAGGTLVVALPGDADVLLPPVTSSLLSLNISDRIFPRLAEIGLALNTVDDSGFAPSLARRWEHRDSTTIVFHLDPRARWQDGPPVTADDIVFTYQVYTDSLVGAPFLPNLAGIASVTKDDSLTVVFRFRHAYPEQLYDATYHMRIVPKHLLDSIPRARLGSSAFGRRPVGVGPFRFVRWEAGTEIVLAADPGSFFGRPRLDRIVFRVMPDVSAAVSALIAGEADAIEVIPQRDEIERALQAPDLRLLAYPSPFVAGLVFNLRPGRLFADRELRRAIAMAVDRETIVRSIFGPYGEVPVGATSREQWIASNDVRQLGFDTLQAKRILDDRGWRYASGAGVRLKNGSPLRFTLLVPTTSRIRQQASVLMQAQLKALGVDLRIQPLEFNLFERRTASGDFDVSFFSRTLDPSPASLLQFWSTASIGRDNVGGYASPAFDSIVTAAIAAPSRAAAAPLWRQALERLNDDAAGVFVYAPRNHAALHRRLENVSIRPDSWLATVAAWRIAPDRRLPRDRIGAAVN
- a CDS encoding ABC transporter permease, with the translated sequence MLGFLARRLALAALTTLAVVTITFTVVHLAPGEPMLGDAERLRADPATIARQRAAFGLDRPLPVQYALYLGNLARGELGESFVRRRPAGHVLRDALPNTLLLGGAALALSFLIGLATGTLQAARRGTFVDGALSVASLAAYSTPSFWLGLVLLLVFGQWLRWLPVSGMTDPVVHEFLSPARRALDVLRHLVLPATTLGLVNAAWIARFQRSALVDALGSPFVRTARAKGIAESQVLLKHALRNALAPVITLAGLSVPALLTGSVLVESVFGWPGMGRVTFEAIFARDYNVITAAAIVAGILVALANLLADLAVAVTDPRERLDA
- a CDS encoding ABC transporter permease; the protein is MADSPARSPWHIAWRRFRGNRAAVLGLGVSAAVVLAALLAPLLAPFDPNAQPDPVLLQQLAPNTHYLLGTDAFSRDVLSRVIFGARVSLAVGLGAALLAVLIGGSVGLVAGLARPWLDRLLMRGVDIALALPRIFLLLAVFALWEGVPVGVVILLIAATGWFETSRLVRAHVRSLRTADFVLAATALGAGRRGIARHLLPHVAATIIVSATLDIGNIILLEAGLSYLGLGVRLPTPTWGNMILDGRHLLFTAPWVAVAPGVALVLTVVAFNLVGDGLRDALDPRLAR